A DNA window from Hevea brasiliensis isolate MT/VB/25A 57/8 chromosome 2, ASM3005281v1, whole genome shotgun sequence contains the following coding sequences:
- the LOC110653446 gene encoding protein SABRE isoform X3: MIPQKVSFTLPKLDVKFVHQEHDLVFENNIMGIQLKSIKSRCTEDMGESTRLDVQMDFSEIHLLREAGTSVLEIMKVVVISFVYVPIEPTPPIKAEIDVKLGGTKCKIMMSRLKPLLQLHYSKKKKMVLREEISTPVKPQSTASKAITWTCTVSVPEMTFVLYGINGLPLYHLCLQSSHVFTNNVSSMGTAVHLELGELNFHKADEYQEGLKKSPFVVESNSGALVHIVRVSLDWGKKNLESSEEDSARCKLVLSIDVIGMGVYFNFKRIQSLIVTAISVQSLLKSLSGSGKKTSQSQGGRSSKPSGKGNQFLKFNLEQCSLSFCDETSLDNAVVADPKRVNYGSQGGRVVISVSDDGTPRTASVIATVSDDCKKLKYSLSLDIYHFTLCVNKENQSTEVELERAMSIYQEHLEEHRADAKVTLFDMQNTKFVRRSGGRKGIAICSLFSATEITVRWEPDAHLSLIELVLQLKLLVHNQKVQEQGNESMEEASSMRDTEQKKSASLESGNVDRPKKKENIFAVDVEMLNISARAGDGVDAMVQVQSIFSENARIGVLLEGLILSFNGARVFKSGRMQISRIPRASSSLSDAKLPAAITWDWVIQGLDVHISMPYRLELRAIDDSVEDMLRALKLVTAAKTQLIFPMKKENSKPKKSSSTKFGCVRFCISKLIADIEEEPMQGWLDEHYRLMKNEAGELAVRLKFLDEFISEVNNCPKTAETNDCTIERKVNYNGVQIDVQDPLAILKLQEEIYKQSFRSYYQACQRLVPAEGSGACREGFQSGFKPSTSRTSLLSISATELDVSLTRIDGGEDGMIEVLKKLDPVCREADIPFSRLYGSNILLRTGTLIAQIRNYALPLFAAATGKCEGRVVLAQQATCFQPQIYQDVYIGRWRKVCLLRSASGTTPPTKSYFDLPIYFQKGEVSFGVGYEPSFADVSYAFTVALRRANLSVRNPGPLVQPPKKERSLPWWDDMRNYIHGNITLVFSETRWHILGTSDPYESLDKLQITSDSMEIQQSDGRIYMSAKHFKFFLSSLESLANNCGVKLPSDVYGTFLEAPVFILEVTMDWDCDSGTPLNHYLFALPSEGKPREKVFDPFRSTSLSLQWNFSLRPFIPSCENQSSSSSMGGSTVVDGSVYNPTHKPENVSIDPTTLNVGAHDFAWLRKFCYLNYLPPHKLRFFSRWPRFGVPRIPRSGNLSLDRVMTEFFLRLDASPIRIKHMPLDDDDPAKGFTFNMSKLKCEICFSRGKQKYTFECKRDTLDLVYQGVDIHMPKVILDREDSTSVAKVVQMTRKNCQPSTVDRIPSEKHNNISGCTEKHRDDGFILSCDYFTIRRQAPKADPARLLPWQEAGRKNLEMKCVRSKFENGSESDDHTQSDPSDDDGYNVVIADNCQRVFVYGLKILWNIENRDAVCSWVNGLSKALAPPKPSPSRQYAQRKLLEENQSPAETEVNQDNISKPPSTSYNADSPSQHAETSGSLLSPSHSAKIENSSSAAATNGSIDDSEEEGTRHFMVNVIEPQFNLHSEEANGRFLLAAVSGRVLARSFHSIFQVGHEMIEEALSSGDVQLPESVPEMTWKRMEFSVMLEHVQAHVAPTDVDPGAGLQWLPKIRRSSPKVKRTGALLERVFMPCDMYFRYTRHKGGTPDLKVKPLKELTFNTHNITATMTSRQFQVMLDVLTNLLFARLPKPRKSSLSFLAEADEDVEEEADEMVPDGVEEVELAKIDLEQKEREKKLLLDDIRRLSLNGDTSGDLLARKEGNLWMITGGRSDLVQGLNRELVNAKKSRKAASASLRTALQKAAQLRLMEKEKNKSPSCAMRISLQINQVVWSMLLDGKSFAEAEINDMIFDFDRDYKDVGVALFTTKYFVLRNCLPNAKSDMILSAWNPPSDWGKKVMLRVDAKQGIPRDGNSHIELLQVEIYPLKIHLAETMYRMMWGYFFPGEEQESQRRQEVWKVSTTVGARRVKKGSSIHEASSSHSHARKGSDVTSALITGLGPELRRTSSFDRTWEETLAESVATELVLQAHSSSISSSKADPIGFNEQPDESSKSKSKEAKPIKSSRSTNEEKKIGKSNEIGKSNEEKRSRPQKVIEFHNIKISQVELQITYESSRFNLHELKLLMDTFHRVEFTGTWRRLFSRVKKHVVWGTLKSVTGMQGKKFKDKGHTQRESSGAAIPDNIELNFNDDGQLRKADQYPNWLKRPSDGAGDGFVTSVRGLFNTQRRKAKAFVLRTMRGEADNDFQGEWSEGEAEFSPFARQLTITKAKKLIRRHTKKFRSGGQNGSSSLESESLPLSPREGTPFELYESDSSSESSPYEDFHEQLELQSLKGDI, from the exons ATGATTCCTCAAAAG GTTAGCTTCACTTTACCAAAACTGGATGTGAAGTTTGTTCATCAGGAACATGATCTTGTCTTTGAGAATAATATCATGGGCATTCAATTAAAGAGCATCAAATCCCgatgcactgaagatatgggggAGAGTACTCGCCTTGATGTTCAGATGGATTTTAGTGAGATACAT CTTCTCAGAGAAGCTGGAACTTCTGTTTTGGAGATAATGAAAGTTGTTGTCATCTCTTTTGTTTACGTTCCAATAGAG CCAACCCCACCAATTAAAGCTGAAATAGATGTTAAGCTGGGAGGTACTAAGTGCAAAATTATGATGAGTAGATTAAAGCCATTGTTGCAACTCCATtactcaaaaaagaaaaaaatggtacTTCGAGAGGAAATTTCTACTCCTGTAAAGCCACAATCAACTGCATCCAAAGCCATCACGTGGACATGTACTGTCTCAGTTCCGGAGATGACATTTGTTCTTTATGGTATCAATGGGTTGCCTCTGTATCAT TTATGCTTGCAATCATCACATGTTTTCACGAATAACGTATCAAGCATGGGCACTGCAGTACATTTGGAACTTGGTGAACTAAACTTCCACAAGGCAGATGAATATCAAGAAGGCTTGAAAAAAAGCCCATTTGTTGTTGAATCAAATTCAGGTGCATTAGTTCATATAGTGAGGGTTAGTTTGGATTGGGGCAAAAAGAATCTTGAATCATCTGAAGAGGATAGTGCTAGATGTAAATTAGTTCTCTCTATTGATGTGATTGGCATGGGTGTTTATTTTAACTTCAAACGCATACAATCACTTATAGTAACTGCTATATCCGTTCAATCTCTCCTGAAAAGTCTATCTGGTTCTGGTAAAAAAACAAGTCAGAGCCAAGGTGGGCGATCATCTAAACCATCAGGGAAAGGGaatcaatttttgaaatttaatttggaacAGTGTTCTCTAAGTTTTTGTGATGAAACAAGTTTGGACAATGCAGTTGTTGCTGATCCAAAGCGTGTCAATTACGGATCACAAGGTGGTCGAGTTGTAATTAGTGTCTCAGATGATGGCACACCACGTACTGCAAGTGTGATAGCCACAGTTTCTGATGATTGCAAGAAGTTGAAGTATTCTCTTTCTCTTGACATATACCATTTCACTTTGTGTGTGAACAAGGAGAACCAATCTACAGAAGTGGAGCTTGAAAGAGCAATGTCAATTTATCAGGAACATTTGGAGGAACATAGAGCTGATGCAAAAGTAACGTTGTTTGACATGCAGAACACAAAATTTGTACGGCGTTCTGGTGGCCGTAAAGGGATTGCTATTTGCTCTCTTTTCAGTGCTACTGAAATTACAGTCAGGTGGGAGCCTGATGCACATTTATCATTGATTGAACTTGTTCTGCAACTGAAATTACTGGTACACAATCAAAAGGTTCAGGAACAAGGTAACGAAAGTATGGAAGAAGCCTCTAGCATGAGAGACACTGAACAAAAGAAATCTGCCTCTTTGGAATCAGGAAATGTTGATAGGCCTAAGAAAAAGGAAAACATTTTTGCTGTTGATGTGGAAATGCTGAATATATCAGCTAGGGCTGGAGATGGGGTTGATGCAATGGTGCAGGTTCAATCAATTTTTTCAGAAAATGCCCGTATAGGAGTACTTCTTGAAGGACTTATCCTCAGTTTTAATGGGGCCAGAGTGTTCAAAAGTGGTAGAATGCAAATTTCTCGAATACCTAGAGCTTCGAGCAGTTTATCTGATGCAAAATTGCCTGCAGCTATCACATGGGATTGGGTGATTCAAGGGCTTGATGTTCATATTAGCATGCCATACAGGTTGGAGTTGCGTGCCATTGATGATTCGGTTGAAGATATGTTGCGGGCTTTAAAGCTTGTAACTGCTGCTAAAACTCAACTTATATTTCCCATGAAGAAAGAAAACTCAAAGCCCAAAAAGTCTAGTTCAACAAAATTTGGATGTGTAAGGTTTTGTATAAGCAAACTAATTGCTGATATTGAGGAAGAACCAATGCAGGGTTGGCTTGATGAGCACTACCGGCTGATGAAGAATGAGGCTGGTGAGCTGGCTGTCAGGCTAAAGTTTCTTGATGAATTTATTTCTGAAGTTAATAATTGTCCTAAAACTGCTGAAACAAATGATTGCACCATTGAAAGAAAGGTTAATTATAATGGGGTTCAGATTGATGTACAAGATCCTTTGGCTATTCTGAAATTGCAAGAAGAAATTTACAAACAATCATTTAGATCATATTACCAGGCATGCCAGAGGTTAGTACCTGCTGAAGGTTCAGGTGCCTGTAGGGAGGGGTTTCAGTCTGGTTTTAAGCCTAGCACATCAAGAACTTCTCTTCTTTCCATTTCTGCTACAGAGTTGGATGTAAGCTTGACGAGAATTGATGGTGGAGAAGATGGGATGATAGAGGTTCTGAAAAAGCTTGATCCTGTCTGTCGTGAAGCGGACATACCATTTTCTCGACTCTATGGGAGTAACATTTTATTGCGTACTGGCACTCTTATTGCTCAGATAAGAAATTATGCATTACCTCTTTTTGCAGCTGCCACTGGTAAATGTGAAGGTCGTGTTGTGCTGGCACAGCAG GCAACCTGCTTTCAGCCCCAAATTTACCAAGATGTCTACATTGGGAGGTGGAGAAAGGTGTGCTTGCTCCGTTCAGCTTCCGGCACAACTCCTCCAACAAAATCATACTTCGATTTGCCTATATATTTTCAGAAAGGTGAAGTATCATTTGGAGTTGGCTATGAACCATCTTTTGCTGATGTGAGTTATGCTTTTACAGTTGCTCTCCGTAGGGCTAATCTAAGTGTCAGAAATCCTGGTCCACTAGTTCAACCACCAAAAAAAGAGCGCAGTTTACCATGGTGGGATGATATGAGAAATTACATTCATGGAAATATCACCTTAGTCTTCTCTGAAACTAGATGGCATATTCTTGGAACATCTGATCCTTATGAAAGCCTTGACAAGCTTCAAATTACATCTGATTCCATGGAGATCCAGCAGTCAGATGGTCGTATTTATATGTCTGCAAAACACTTTAAGTTTTTCTTGAGCAGTTTGGAGAGTTTGGCAAATAACTGTGGCGTAAAACTTCCTAGTGATGTATATGGTACTTTCCTTGAAGCTCCAGTCTTTATTCTTGAAGTCACAATGGACTGGGATTGTGATTCTGGTACTCCACTGAATCATTATCTATTCGCACTCCCTAGTGAAGGGAAACCTCGTGAAAAAGTTTTTGATCCGTTCAGATCTACATCTCTCTCACTCCAGTGGAATTTCTCTCTAAGACCCTTTATTCCATCATGTGAGAATCAATCCTCTTCTTCCTCCATGGGTGGTAGCACTGTTGTAGATGGAAGTGTCTATAATCCAACTCACAAGCCTGAAAATGTTTCAATTGATCCAACAACATTGAATGTTGGTGCTCATGATTTTGCATGGTTAAGAAAGTTTTGTTATTTGAATTATCTTCCTCCTCACAAATTACGTTTTTTCTCCCGATGGCCTCGTTTTGGAGTTCCCAGAATTCCCAGATCAGGCAATTTGTCATTGGACAGAGTGATGACAGAATTCTTCCTTCGTTTAGATGCTTCACCCATTCGTATAAAACATATGCCATTAGATGATGATGATCCAGCAAAAGGATTTACCTTTAATATGTCAAAGTTGAAATGTGAAATCTGTTTCAGTCGGGGTAAGCAAAAGTACACTTTCGAATGCAAGAGAGACACTCTTGATCTTGTTTACCAGGGCGTGGACATTCACATGCCTAAGGTTATCTTAGATAGAGAAGATTCTACCAGTGTTGCAAAAGTAGTTCAAATGACAAGGAAAAATTGCCAGCCTTCAACTGTGGATAGAATTCCTAGTGAAAAACACAATAATATCAGTGGTTGCACTGAGAAGCACCGAGATGATggatttattttatcatgtgattATTTTACAATCAGAAGGCAGGCACCGAAAGCTGACCCTGCAAGACTATTGCCATGGCAAGAGGCTGGAAGAAAAAATCTTGAGATGAAATGTGTGAGGTCTAAGTTTGAAAATGGGAGTGAGAGTGATGATCACACACAATCTGACCCAAGCGATGATGATGGATACAATGTGGTAATTGCTGACAATTGTCAGCGAGTTTTTGTTTATGGTCTCAAGATTTTATGGAATATTGAGAATAGGGATGCTGTTTGCTCTTGGGTTAATGGATTATCCAAAGCACTTGCACCACCCAAGCCATCTCCTTCTCGGCAGTATGCACAGAGGAAATTACTCGAGGAGAACCAGTCACCTGCAGAAACTGAAGTGAATCAAGATAATATATCTAAACCCCCTTCTACCAGCTATAATGCTGATTCTCCTTCTCAACATGCTGAGACTTCAGGATCTCTCTTATCTCCATCACATTCAGCTAAAATAGAGAATTCATCTTCAGCAGCTG CAACAAATGGAAGCATAGATGATTCTGAAGAGGAAGGGACTCGCCATTTCATGGTGAATGTTATTGAGCCACAATTCAATCTGCATTCAGAAGAAGCTAAT GGTAGATTCCTACTTGCTGCTGTTAGTGGTCGCGTTTTAGCCCGATCATTTCATTCTATCTTCCAAGTTGGACATGAGATGATTGAAGAAGCACTGAGCAGTGGAGATGTACAACTTCCTGAATCTGTACCTGAAATGACATGGAAGCGCATGGAGTTCTCTGTTATGTTGGAGCATGTGCAGGCTCATGTTGCACCAACTGATGTGGATCCTGGCGCTGGACTGCAGTGGCTTCCAAAAATTCGAAGAAGCTCCCCTAAAGTAAAGCGTACTGGTGCTCTACTTGAAAGAGTGTTTATGCCCTGTGATATGTACTTTCGTTATACAAGACACAAAGGCGGGACTCCAGACCTGAAG GTGAAGCCTCTAAAGGAGCTCACTTTCAATACTCATAATATAACAGCAACAATGACATCTCGACAGTTTCAGGTTATGCTGGATGTGTTGACAAATCTCCTCTTTGCACGGCTTCCAAA GCCTAGAAAGAGTAGTCTGTCATTTCTGGCTGAAGCAGATGAAGATGTTGAAGAGGAGGCAGATGAAATGGTGCCTGATGGTGTGGAAGAGGTAGAACTTGCTAAAATCGACCTTGAACAAAAAGAAAGGGAGAAGAAGTTGCTTCTTGATGACATCAGGAGATTGTCTCTTAATGGTGATACTTCTGGAGACCTACTTGCAAGAAAGGAAGGAAATTTGTGGATGATCACTGGTGGAAGATCCGATCTG GTCCAAGGGCTGAATAGAGAGCTTGTAAATGCAAAAAAGTCTAGGAAGGCAGCATCTGCATCCTTAAGGACGGCTTTGCAGAAAGCTGCCCAGCTACGTCTGATGGAGAAGGAGAAGAACAAAAGTCCATCCTGTGCAATGCGGATATCTTTGCAAATCAACCAAGTTGTTTGGAGCATGCTTCTAGATGGTAAATCTTTTGCCGAGGCTGAGATAAATGACATG ATTTTTGATTTTGACCGGGATTACAAGGATGTTGGTGTTGCTCTATTTACAACAAAATACTTTGTTTTGAGAAACTGCTTGCCTAATGCCAAGTCAGATATGATTCTCTCAGCATGGAATCCTCCATCAGATTGGGGAAA AAAAGTCATGCTTCGTGTGGATGCAAAGCAAGGAATTCCAAGGGATGGAAATTCTCATATTGAACTTCTCCAA GTAGAGATTTATCCCCTTAAGATTCACTTGGCAGAGACAATGTACAGGATGATGTGGGGGTATTTCTTCCCAGGAGAAGAACAAGAATCACAAAGGCGACAG GAAGTTTGGAAAGTTTCAACAACTGTTGGTGCAAGACGTGTAAAGAAAGGCTCATCAATCCATGAAGCTTCTTCATCACATAGCCATGCAAGAAAAGGGTCTGATGTCACATCTGCACTCATTACTGGCTTGGGCCCAGAGTTGAGAAGAACATCTTCTTTTGACAGAACGTGGGAGGAGACACTTGCAGAGTCTGTTGCTACTGAACTTGTCTTGCAGGCTCATTCATCCAGTATTTCTTCTTCAAAAGCCGACCCAATTGGTTTTAATGAACAACCAGATGAATCCTCTAAAAGTAAATCAAAAGAAGCCAAGCCCATAAAGTCCAGTCGTTCAACTAATGAAGAAAAAAAGATTGGAAAGTCAAATGAGATTGGAAAGTCAAATGAAGAGAAGAGATCCCGGCCTCAAAAAGTCATAGAGTTCCACAATATTAAGATAAGTCAG GTTGAGCTTCAGATTACTTATGAAAGCTCAAGATTTAATCTGCATGAGCTTAAGTTGCTGATGGATACATTCCACCGTGTTGAGTTCACTGGGACTTGGAGGAGGCTGTTCTCACGAGTAAAGAAGCATGTTGTTTGGGGAACCCTGAAGTCTGTGACAGGAATGCAG GGTAAGAAATTCAAAGATAAAGGACATACTCAACGGGAATCCAGTGGAGCTGCCATCCCTGATAATATTGAGCTTAATTTTAATGATGATGGTCAACTACGGAAAGCTGACCAGTATCCGAACTGGCTTAAGCGTCCAAGTGATGGAGCAGGTGATGGATTTGTAACTTCTGTGAGAGGTCTTTTCAATACTCAACGCCGCAAAGCCAAGGCATTTGTGCTGCGAACTATGAGGGGTGAAGCAGATAATGATTTTCAGGGTGAGTGGAGTGAAGGTGAAGCTGAGTTCTCTCCCTTTGCTAGGCAACTAACAATAACAAAAGCTAAGAAACTTATCAGGCGGCACACAAAGAAATTCCGCTCAGGAGGACAGAACG GTTCATCCTCTCTAGAAAGTGAATCACTTCCATTGTCTCCAAGGGAAGGCACCCCATTTGAACTATATGAAAGTGATTCTTCTAGTGAATCTTCACCATATGAGGATTTTCATGAGCAACTTGAACTCCAGTCGCTTAAAGGAGACATATAA